In the Streptomyces sp. NBC_00193 genome, ACAACTTCCACGCCTTCCGCGCCGCGATGATGGCCCGCAAGGCCGGGGTGAACGGCCAGGTGCTGGGATCGCCGACGGCGAAGTACTTCTGGCCGAGCGCGACGATCCGGGAGTTCGTGGCGGTGTTCTGGGAGCACAGGATCGTGAACCTCGGCATCTGCGGGGCGATCGTCGCGCTGACGGCCGCACTTGCGGCCGTCAGCGCCTGAGCGACGGCCCGGTCCCGACCCGGTCCCGGTCCCGAGGTGCGTTCATGGGGGCGCGGCCGGAGGATGGGGGCCAGGGGGACACAGCAGGAGGTAGCCATGGACAGTGAATCGGACCAGCAGCCCAAGCGCCCCGCCCACCTCTACACGGGGTCGGAGCACCCGTTCGACCCTGAGGACCTCGTCATGGCACGCGGCCAGGACCCGACGCCGGAACGGGTCGAGAAGGCACGCAAGCTGATCGAGAAGGAGGGCGCGAGGGCGCTCGAACGCTACCTCCCGTAGGTGGGCCCGGAGCGGGGCGGACCGGTCTCCCCGGTCCGCCCCGAGGTGCGGGCGGGACGATGCGCATCCAGAATCGATGGATGCTCGTTAGCCCGCGCGGGGGCCGATTCCGGAAGGACGACAACGATGGCGATCGACTCCCCCACGGCCACGACCGTTGACTGGGACCACCCGGCCGACCCTCCGACGGGCCAGCTCTCCACGCACGTGCGCGCGTACGTGGACACGTCCGGCGCCGACGGGCACCTGTGGCACGGGGTTCCGACGCTGCTCCTGACCACCCTCGACCGGTTCTCCGGGCGGCCCGTCCGCACGCCGCTGATCTACGCGAAGGACGACGGCCGCCACATCGTCCTGGCCACCGCGGCCGACGGCACGCCCGGCGTCCCCTCCTGGTACCGCAACCTCACCGCCCACCCCGAGGTCCGGCTCCAGGTCGGCGCC is a window encoding:
- a CDS encoding nitroreductase/quinone reductase family protein, with translation MAIDSPTATTVDWDHPADPPTGQLSTHVRAYVDTSGADGHLWHGVPTLLLTTLDRFSGRPVRTPLIYAKDDGRHIVLATAADGTPGVPSWYRNLTAHPEVRLQVGALTAQARARTATPAERETYWEAVTALWPAYEDHQAAAAPREIPLVIIER